From a single Brassica napus cultivar Da-Ae chromosome C9, Da-Ae, whole genome shotgun sequence genomic region:
- the LOC106444452 gene encoding gamma-glutamylcyclotransferase 2-1: protein MVLWVFGYGSLIWNPGFDFDEKLIGYIKDYKRVFDLGCIDHRGTPEHPARTCTLEESTGAICWGAAYCVRGGPEKEKLAMEYLEGRECEYDLKTLVEFYTETDTTKQSKPILTGVIVFTSTPDKLSNKYYLGPAPMEEMAMQIATASGPCGNNREYLFKLEKAMHDIEHEDEYVIELANEVRKHLDLPKEVKALLKPVVSRISIKSHSQAHVSTLQRVFAS from the exons ATGGTCTTGTGGGTGTTCGGATATGGATCTTTGATATGGAACCCGGGTTTCGATTTTGATGAGAAACTCATTGGCTATATCAAAGACTATAAACGTGTCTTCGATCTCG GCTGCATTGATCATAGAGGCACGCCTGAACATCCTGCAAGAACTTGCACGTTGGAGGAATCCACCGGAGCAATATGC TGGGGTGCAGCTTATTGTGTTCGTGGAGGACCCGAGAAGGAGAAGCTAGCGATGGAG TACTTGGAAGGAAGAGAATGTGAGTACGACTTAAAAACACTCGTTGAGTTCTACACG GAAACTGACACCACCAAACAGTCCAAACCAATCTTGACCGGAGTTATAGT ATTCACGTCAACCCCAGACAAATTGTCAAACAAATACTACTTGGGCCCTGCTCCAATGGAGGAGATGGCGATGCAAATCGCCACAGCTTCTGGACCTTGTGGAAACAACCGGGAGTATCTTTTTAAGCTGGAGAAAGCAATGCACGACATAG AGCATGAGGATGAGTATGTGATTGAATTGGCAAATGAGGTTAGGAAACATCTCGACTTACCAAAGGAAGTTAAGGCATTGCTGAAGCCTGTGGTTTCTCGTATATCCATCAAATCTCATTCTCAAGCTCATGTTTCCACTCTTCAACGAGTCTTTGCATCATGA
- the LOC106442579 gene encoding putative FBD-associated F-box protein At1g50980 translates to MTNQIRRSPRRGRLSEFPDELLLKILSFLPSKDVVATSAISKRWKSLWKEVKKFRYDATPSYPHTFQMFALFIRSRSNVESLQLKLNPNNSRQDIKDLVNYVVARSLRELRIEMLYKSFEFPQSLYLYPQLETLILEKLSLVDIPSNVSLIGVKKLHLLSVRFSSDESVTKLLSICPLLEDLVVRRSTYTNVMVFTIDVPTLKCLSIDNTSGKSRPEGVHGFVINAPSLRCFSIKDTFSNYVRFGYMPELVKASVNIVCDQPIPTEREKVQSTSSKM, encoded by the coding sequence ATGACGAATCAGATTCGTAGGAGTCCTAGGAGGGGTAGGCTGAGTGAGTTTCCAGACGAGTTGCTGTTGAAAATACTGTCTTTTCTTCCTAGTAAAGATGTTGTAGCCACGAGTGCCATTTCAAAACGGTGGAAGTCTCTTTGGAAGGAGGTAAAGAAATTCAGATATGATGCTACTCCTTCATATCCTCACACTTTTCAAATGTTTGCTCTATTCATTAGAAGCAGATCAAATGTAGAGAGCTTACAGCTCAAGCTGAACCCAAATAACTCGAGACAAGACATCAAAGATTTGGTTAATTATGTAGTTGCTCGCTCTTTGAGAGAGCTGAGAATAGAGATGCTTTACAAATCCTTTGAGTTTCCCCAAAGCTTGTATCTCTACCCACAACTTGAAACCCTCATACTTGAGAAACTTAGTCTTGTGGATATTCCATCTAACGTTTCTTTGATTGGTGTCAAGAAACTTCACCTTTTATCGGTTAGATTCTCAAGCGACGAATCTGTGACAAAGCTTCTAAGCATATGCCCACTTCTTGAAGACTTGGTGGTGAGAAGAAGCACATATACCAATGTGATGGTATTTACTATTGATGTGCCAACGCTGAAGTGTTTATCTATCGATAATACGTCTGGGAAATCTCGGCCTGAAGGTGTTCATGGGTTTGTGATTAATGCACCTTCTTTAAGGTGCTTTAGCATTAAGGACACCTTCAGCAACTATGTACGGTTTGGATATATGCCCGAGCTGGTCAAGGCGAGTGTCAACATTGTTTGTGACCAACCTATACCGACCGAGAGAGAGAAGGTGCAAAGTACATCCTCGAAAATGTGA
- the LOC106440363 gene encoding PHD finger protein ALFIN-LIKE 4 has translation MDGGGAYNPRTVEEVFRDFKGRRSGMIKALTSDVQEFYRLCDPEKENLCLYGRPDEHWEVNLPAEEVPPELPEPVLGINFARDGMQEKDWLSLVAVHSDAWLLAVAFFFGARFGFDKADRKRLFNMMNDLPSIFEVVAGTAKKQSKEKSSVSNNSSNRSKSNSKRGSEPRPKLTKPEPKDEEEEEEEGVEEEEDEDDEQGETQCGACGESYAADEFWICCDLCENWFHGKCVKITPARAEHIKQYKCPSCSNKRARS, from the exons ATGGACGGAGGTGGCGCGTACAACCCACGCACGGTGGAGGAAGTTTTCAGAGATTTCAAGGGCCGTAGGAGTGGCATGATTAAAGCTTTAACCTCAG ATGTTCAGGAGTTTTACCGACTTTGTGATCCAG AAAAGGAAAACTTGTGTCTCTATGGGCGCCCAGATGAGCACTGGGAAGTGAACTTACCAGCTGAAGAGGTTCCCCCTGAGCTCCCAGAGCCTGTCTTGGGCATCAACTTTGCCCGCGACGGGATGCAGGAAAAGGACTGGTTGTCCCTTGTTGCTGTCCACAGTGATGCATGGCTTCTCGCTGTTGCTTTCTTTTTCGGAGCCAGGTTTGGATTTGACAAAGCTGATAG GAAAAGGCTTTTCAATATGATGAATGACCTCCCATCAATATTTGAGGTTGTGGCTGGCACTGCTAAGAAACAGTCAAAGGAGAAATCTTCTGTTTCCAACAATAGTAGCAACAGATCCAAATCAAACTCCAAG CGAGGATCAGAACCGAGGCCCAAGCTGACAAAGCCTGAGCCCAaagatgaggaggaggaggaagaggaaggtgtggaagaagaggaggatgaGGATGATGAGCAAGGGGAAACACAGTGTGGGGCATGTGGTGAGAGCTATGCAGCTGATGAGTTCTGGATCTGCTGTGATCTCTGTGAGAACTGGTTCCATGGGAAGTGTGTGAAGATAACACCAGCCAGAGCCGAGCACATTAAGCAGTATAAGTGCCCATCTTGCAGCAACAAGAGGGCTCGGTCCTAA
- the LOC106440362 gene encoding solute carrier family 25 member 44, producing MSLGALIKEEKRAATTSSSSQVHMPKDIDWQMLDKPRFFFLGAALFSGVSTALYPILVLKTRQQVSPTRISCANISLAIARLEGLKGFYKGFGTSLLGTIPARALYMTALEITKSCVGQATVRLGLSDTTSMAVANGAAGLASAVAAQVVWTPVDVVSQRLMVQGDVSLSSCRYTNGFDAFRKILCTDGPRGFYRGFGLSILTYAPSNAVWWASYSLAQKSIWSRLKRQDGGGSVVVQALSAVTASGCSALITMPVDTIKTRLQVLDAEENGRRRAMTVMQTVKSLLREGGFGACYRGLGPRWVSMSMSATTMITTYEFLKRLAVKKQT from the coding sequence ATGAGTTTAGGTGCGTTGATAAAAGAGGAGAAAAGAGCAGCAACAACATCGTCTTCTTCTCAGGTACATATGCCAAAAGATATAGACTGGCAAATGCTTGATAAACCAAGATTCTTCTTCCTCGGCGCCGCTCTCTTCTCCGGTGTATCCACCGCTCTTTACCCTATCCTTGTCCTCAAAACAAGGCAACAAGTCTCCCCAACCCGCATCTCCTGCGCCAACATCTCTCTGGCCATCGCTAGACTCGAGGGTCTAAAAGGCTTCTACAAGGGCTTTGGAACGTCTTTGCTTGGAACCATCCCGGCACGTGCCCTCTACATGACGGCTCTAGAGATCACCAAGAGTTGTGTTGGTCAAGCAACCGTTAGGTTAGGTTTGTCTGATACAACATCTATGGCTGTTGCCAACGGTGCAGCTGGTTTGGCCTCTGCCGTGGCTGCTCAGGTGGTTTGGACACCGGTTGATGTCGTGAGCCAACGGCTTATGGTTCAAGGCGATGTCTCGTTGAGTTCTTGCAGATACACTAATGGGTTTGATGCTTTTAGAAAGATTCTTTGCACTGATGGACCGAGAGGGTTCTACAGAGGGTTTGGTCTCTCTATCTTGACTTACGCACCTTCAAACGCTGTCTGGTGGGCGTCTTATTCTTTAGCTCAGAAATCAATTTGGTCTCGGCTCAAGCGTCAAGATGGTGGTGGCTCAGTGGTGGTTCAAGCGTTGAGTGCAGTCACGGCAAGCGGTTGCTCAGCTTTGATAACTATGCCTGTTGACACAATCAAGACAAGGTTACAGGTTTTAGACGCTGAAGAGAATGGGAGGAGACGAGCAATGACAGTGATGCAGACGGTGAAGAGCTTGTTGAGGGAAGGAGGCTTTGGGGCTTGTTATAGAGGGTTGGGACCAAGGTGGGTCTCAATGTCCATGTCCGCAACAACAATGATCACAACCTATGAGTTCTTGAAGCGCCTGGCAGTAAAGAAGCAGACATGA
- the LOC106440361 gene encoding 25S rRNA (cytosine-C(5))-methyltransferase NSUN5-like: MARRKSNAPPKATRQPAKQKFSSAERSSLYASREAAKVLGTALRGDAERRAVASIKSLVFSPSVRNKRGTFALVCETLKHLTVIKEVLEIANALNSKWKRQEPLVYIICYDILFGKEPPLIGDAEKFLMKRKDALVSSLATLLVRKKAETVDKLLGVSQLNGPLKPRYVHVNTLKMDVDSAVQELGKLYKVQKDETVPDLLVMPPGSDLHAHHLVKNGRTFLQGKGSAMVAVALQPEADWEVIDACAAPGNKTINLAALMKGQGKIIACELNEERVKRLEQTIKLSGATNIEVSHGDFLGLNPEDPSFAKVRAILLDPSCSGSGTITDRLDHLLPSHSADNKNYDSIRLHKLAVFQKKALAHALSFPQVERVVYSTCSIHQIENEDVVSSVLPLASSLGFELATPFPQWQRRGLPVLAGSEHLLRMDPEEDKEGFFIALFTKTSKLENSNSSEIPERECRRRRKQGHPFLWPKVFFRAWNGRMSSFISSSNSEDYVS; the protein is encoded by the exons ATGGCGCGTCGCAAATCCAACGCGCCGCCGAAAGCCACGCGCCAGCCTGCCAAGCAAAAGTTCTCCAGCGCCGAGAGATCATCTCTGTACGCATCAAGGGAAGCAGCTAAGGTCCTCGGCACAGCTCTCCGAGGAGACGCCGAGCGTCGAGCCGTCGCTTCGATAAAGTCACTCGTCTTCAGCCCTTCCGTCCGCAACAAACGCGGCACCTTCGCTCTCGTCTGCGAGACCCTCAAAC ATCTTACTGTAATAAAAGAAGTTCTTGAAATCGCTAACGCGTTGAATAGCAAATGGAAG aGACAAGAACCATTGGTTTACATTATTTGCTATGATATCCTTTTCGGAAAG GAGCCTCCATTAATTGGTGATGCTGAGAAGTTTCTAATGAAACGTAAAGATGCTCTAGTGTCAAGTCTAGCCACGCTTCTAGTGAGGAAGAAAGCTGAAACTGTTGATAAGTTGTTGGGTGTTTCTCAGCTCAATG GTCCTTTGAAACCACGTTATGTTCACGTAAATACACTCAAGATGGATGTTGATTCGGCAGTGCAGGAGCTGGGGAAGCTATATAAG GTGCAGAAGGATGAGACAGTTCCTGACCTGTTGGTGATGCCACCTGGCAGCGATTTGCATGCTCATCATTTGGTTAAGAATGGGCGTACATTTTTGCAG GGAAAGGGAAGTGCAATGGTAGCAGTAGCACTACAGCCAGAAGCAGATTGGGAG GTTATTGATGCATGTGCAGCTCCAGGAAACAAAACTATTAATCTTGCTGCTCTTATGAAAGGACAAGGGAAAATCATAGCGTGTGAGCTAAATGAAGAACGTGTAAAGCGTTTGGAACAGACTATTAAGCTCTCTGGTGCTACCA ATATTGAAGTCTCTCATGGTGATTTTTTGGGACTAAATCCGGAAGATCCTTCTTTTGCAAAG GTTCGGGCTATATTGTTGGATCCTTCTTGCTCTGGCTCAGGAACCATTACAGATCGTTTGGACCACCTTCTTCCTTCTCATTCAGCAG ATAACAAGAACTATGACTCCATAAGACTCCACAAACTCGCTGTTTTCCAGAAGAAGGCTCTTGCTCATGCACTCTCCT TTCCACAGGTTGAGAGAGTCGTATACAGCACATGCTCCATCCACCAGATAGAAAACGAAGATGTGGTCTCATCTGTTTTGCCATTGGCTTCATCCTTGGGCTTCGAACTCGCTACCCCTTTCCCTCAGTGGCAGCGTCGTGGTCTCCCTGTATTAGCAGGAT CTGAGCATTTACTCAGGATGGATCCAGAGGAGGACAAAGAAGGGTTCTTCATCGCTTTGTTCACCAAGACAAGCAAACTCGAGAACTCGAACTCGTCTGAGATTCCTGAAAGAGAGTGTAGAAGAAGACGCAAACAGGGTCATCCGTTTCTTTGGCCTAAAGTGTTCTTCAGAGCTTGGAATGGGCGGATGAGTAGCTTCATATCAAGTAGCAACTCAGAAGACTACGTTTCTTAA
- the LOC106440366 gene encoding probable WRKY transcription factor 50, whose product MNDAETNLARSFSDDTHSGLDLPDLYLSDEWMDDDLASAVSGMNQSYPYQTSDAAAFFSGSSSSLGHPESSSTNASAATATASAENQVKKENKKVKERVAFKTQSEVEVLDDGFKWRKYGKKMVKNSPNPRNYYKCSADGCPVKKRVERDRDDPSFVITTYEGFHNHSSMN is encoded by the exons ATGAATGATGCGGAGACGAACTTGGCGAGGAGTTTCAGTGATGATACTCACTCAGGTTTAGACCTTCCGGATCTATACTTGTCAGATGAATGGATGGATGATGATCTTGCCTCTGCGGTTTCCGGAATGAATCAATCTTATCCTTATCAGACCAGTGATGCTGCTGCTTTCTTCTCTGGTTCCTCTAGCAGTTTGGGTCATCCTGAATCTTCAAGTACCAACGCTTCTGCTGCTACAGCCACTGCTTCGGCCG AAAACCAAgttaagaaagaaaataagaaagttAAAGAGAGAGTGGCATTCAAGACACAGTCTGAAGTTGAAGTGCTTGACGATGGGTTCAAGTGGAGAAAGTATGggaagaagatggtgaagaaCAGCCCAAATCCCAG AAACTACTACAAATGTTCAGCTGATGGCTGTCCCGTGAAGAAAAGAGTTGAAAGAGACAGAGATGATCCGAGCTTTGTGATAACAACTTACGAGGGCTTCCACAATCACTCAAGTATGAACTAA
- the LOC106440364 gene encoding cytokinin riboside 5'-monophosphate phosphoribohydrolase LOG8 isoform X1 — MEENQRFKKVCVFCGSNSGHRDVFSLAAIELGNELVKRKIDLVYGGGSVGLMGLISRRVSEGGCHVLGIIPQALMPIEQISGETVGEVRIVADMHERKAAMAQEAEAFIALPGGYGTMEELLEIITWAQLGIHKKTVGLLNVDGYYNNLLALFDTGVEEGFIKPGARNIVVSAPSAKELLEKMELYTPSHKHIASHQSWKVEQLAGDS; from the exons ATGGAGGAGAACCAGAGATTCAAAAAAGTTTGTGTTTTCTGCGGAAGTAACTCTGGTCACAGAGATGTTTTCAGCCTTGCTGCTATCGAACTTGGCAATGAACTG GTGAAGAGAAAGATAGATTTGGTTTATGGCGGAGGAAGTGTTGGGCTAATGGGTTTGATATCTCGGAGAGTCTCAGAAGGTGGTTGTCATGTACTTGG gATCATTCCACAAGCTCTGATGCCTATTGAG cagatatctggtGAGACAGTTGGAGAAGTAAGAATCGTTGCAGACATGCACGAGCGCAAAGCTGCAATGGCACAAGAAGCTGAGGCTTTCATTGCCCTCCCTG GAGGTTATGGAACTATGGAGGAACTGCTGGAGATTATTACATGGGCACAGCTTGGTATCCATAAGAAGACG GTTGGTCTTTTGAATGTTGATGGTTACTACAACAATCTGCTTGCTTTGTTTGATACTGGAGTTGAAGAAGGTTTTATTAAGCCAGGTGCTCGTAATATCGTTGTTTCTGCCCCATCTGCCAAAGAGCTTCTGGAGAAGATGGAG CTATATACTCCTTCACACAAGCACATTGCTTCTCACCAAAGCTGGAAAGTTGAGCAACTGGCTGGAGATTCTTAA
- the LOC106440364 gene encoding cytokinin riboside 5'-monophosphate phosphoribohydrolase LOG8 isoform X2: MEENQRFKKVCVFCGSNSGHRDVFSLAAIELGNELVKRKIDLVYGGGSVGLMGLISRRVSEGGCHVLGIIPQALMPIEISGETVGEVRIVADMHERKAAMAQEAEAFIALPGGYGTMEELLEIITWAQLGIHKKTVGLLNVDGYYNNLLALFDTGVEEGFIKPGARNIVVSAPSAKELLEKMELYTPSHKHIASHQSWKVEQLAGDS; this comes from the exons ATGGAGGAGAACCAGAGATTCAAAAAAGTTTGTGTTTTCTGCGGAAGTAACTCTGGTCACAGAGATGTTTTCAGCCTTGCTGCTATCGAACTTGGCAATGAACTG GTGAAGAGAAAGATAGATTTGGTTTATGGCGGAGGAAGTGTTGGGCTAATGGGTTTGATATCTCGGAGAGTCTCAGAAGGTGGTTGTCATGTACTTGG gATCATTCCACAAGCTCTGATGCCTATTGAG atatctggtGAGACAGTTGGAGAAGTAAGAATCGTTGCAGACATGCACGAGCGCAAAGCTGCAATGGCACAAGAAGCTGAGGCTTTCATTGCCCTCCCTG GAGGTTATGGAACTATGGAGGAACTGCTGGAGATTATTACATGGGCACAGCTTGGTATCCATAAGAAGACG GTTGGTCTTTTGAATGTTGATGGTTACTACAACAATCTGCTTGCTTTGTTTGATACTGGAGTTGAAGAAGGTTTTATTAAGCCAGGTGCTCGTAATATCGTTGTTTCTGCCCCATCTGCCAAAGAGCTTCTGGAGAAGATGGAG CTATATACTCCTTCACACAAGCACATTGCTTCTCACCAAAGCTGGAAAGTTGAGCAACTGGCTGGAGATTCTTAA